The Neurospora crassa OR74A linkage group IV, whole genome shotgun sequence genome has a segment encoding these proteins:
- the gh3-4 gene encoding beta-D-glucoside glucohydrolase: MHLRIFAVLAATSLAWAETSEKQARQAGSGFAAWDAAYSQASTALSKLSQQDKVNIVTGVGWNKGPCVGNTPAIASIGYPQLCLQDGPLGIRFGGSVTAFTPGIQAASTWDVELIRQRGVYLGAEARGVGVHVLLGPVAGALGKIPNGGRNWEGFGPDPYLTGIAMSETIEGIQSNGVQACAKHFILNEQETNRDTISSVVDDRTMHELYLFPFADAVHSNVASVMCSYNKVNGTWACENDKIQNGLLKKELGFKGYVMSDWNAQHTTNGAANSGMDMTMPGSDFNGKTILWGPQLNTAVNNGQVSKARLDDMAKRILASWYLLEQNSGYPATNLKANVQGNHKENVRAVARDGIVLLKNDDNILPLKKPSKLAIIGSSSVVNPAGRNACTDRGCNTGALGMGWGSGTADYPYFVAPYDALKTRAQSDGTTVNLLSSDSTSGVANAASGADAALVFITADSGEGYITVEGVTGDRPNLDPWHNGNQLVQAVAQANKNTIVVVHSTGPIILETILAQPGVKAVVWAGLPSQENGNALVDVLYGLVSPSGKLPYTIAKSESDYGTAVQRGGTDLFTEGLFIDYRHFDKNGIAPRYEFGFGLSYTNFTYSSLSITSTASSGPASGDTIPGGRADLWETVATVTAVVKNTGGVQGAEAPQLYITLPSSAPSSPPKQLRGFAKLKLAPGESKTATFILRRRDLSYWDTGSQNWVVPSGSFGVVVGASSRDLRLNGKFDVY; this comes from the exons ACGCAGCCTATTCTCAGGCAAGCACTGCTCTCTCCAAGCTTTCACAGCAAGACAAGGTCAACATCGTCACCGGAGTCGGCTGGAATAAGGGCCCATGTGTTGGCAACACCCCAGCTATTGCATCAATCGGTTATCCCCAGCTCTGTTTACAAGACGGCCCTCTCGGCATTCGGTTTGGAGGAAGTGTCACCGCGTTCACGCCTGGTATCCAGGCGGCTTCAACATGGGACGTCGAACTGATTCGACAGCGCGGCGTCTACCTCGGTGCAGAAGCCAGAGGGGTTGGCGTACATGTCCTTCTTGGACCCGTGGCCGGAGCGCTTGGCAAGATCCCCAATGGTGGACGTAACTGGGAGGGCTTTGGTCCGGATCCCTACCTCACAGGTATTGCCATGAGCGAAACAATTGAAGGGATCCAGAGCAATGGTGTACAAGCTTGCGCCAAGCACTTCATTCTCAACGAACAGGAGACAAACCGCGATACTATCAGCAGTGTCGTCGACGACCGCACCATGCATGAACTATACCTCTTCCCTTTTGCCGATGCCGTACACTCAAATGTTGCAAGTGTGATGTGCAGCTACAACAAG GTCAACGGTACGTGGGCATGTGAGAATGACAAAATCCAGAATGGCCTTCTCAAGAAAGAGCTAGGCTTCAAAGGATATGTCATGAGTGATTGGAACGCCCAGCACACCACGAACGGCGCTGCAAACAGTGGTATGGATATGACGATGCCAGGCAGTGACTTTAATGGCAAGACGATCCTGTGGGGACCACAGCTCAACACCGCCGTCAACAATGGCCAGGTCTCCAAAGCAAGACTGGACGACATGGCCAAGCGCATTCTCGCATCGTGGTATTTACTCGAGCAAAACTCAGGCTACCCTGCGACTAACCTCAAGGCCAATGTTCAAGGAAACCACAAGGAGAACGTTCGCGCAGTGGCAAGAGACGGCATTGTTCTGCTGAAGAACGACGATAACATCCTCCCGCTCAAGAAGCCTAGCAAGCTGGCAATCATTGGGTCATCGTCCGTTGTCAACCCTGCGGGAAGGAACGCCTGCACCGATCGAGGATGCAACACCGGTGCGCTCGGCATGGGTTGGGGCTCCGGCACGGCCGATTACCCCTACTTCGTAGCACCCTATGATGCTCTCAAGACGCGGGCTCAGTCCGACGGAACAACTGTCAACCTACTCAGCTCTGACAGCACCAGCGGCGTAGCCAACGCTGCCTCCGGAGCCGACGCGGCACTAGTCTTCATCACAGCCGATTCCGGCGAAGGCTACATCACGGTCGAGGGCGTGACCGGCGACCGTCCCAACCTCGATCCCTGGCACAACGGCAACCAGCTAGTCCAAGCCGTGGCTCAAGCCAACAAGAACACCATTGTCGTCGTCCACAGTACCGGCCCCATCATTCTGGAGACTATCCTCGCGCAGCCGGGCGTCAAGGCGGTCGTGTGGGCCGGTCTCCCCAGCCAAGAGAACGGCAACGCCCTTGTCGATGTCCTATACGGCTTGGTCTCTCCCTCGGGTAAGCTGCCGTATACTATCGCCAAGAGCGAAAGCGACTACGGCACTGCCGTGCAAAGGGGAGGGACGGATCTGTTCACTGAGGGTCTGTTCATCGATTACCGCCACTTTGACAAGAACGGTATCGCTCCCCGGTATGAGTTCGGTTTCGGTCTTT CCTACACGAACTTCACctactcctccctctccatcacctccaccgcctcctccggtCCCGCCTCGGGTGACACCATCCCTGGCGGCCGCGCCGACCTCTGGGAAACCGTGGCAACCGTCACTGCCGTCGTCAAAAACACGGGTGGTGTGCAGGGCGCCGAGGCACCCCAGCTATACATCACCTTGCCCTCTTCCGCGCCGTCGAGCCCGCCGAAACAGCTCAGAGGGTTTGCAAAGCTGAAGCTGGCGCCCGGGGAGAGCAAGACAGCTACGTTCATTTTGCGGAGGAGGGATTTGAGTTATTGGGATACGGGCAGCCAGAATTGGGTGGTGCCTAGTGGCAGCTTTGGGGTGGTAGTGGGTGCTAGTTCGAGGGATTTGAGGTTGAATGGGAAGTTTGATGTTTATTGA